A genome region from Eurosta solidaginis isolate ZX-2024a chromosome 2, ASM4086904v1, whole genome shotgun sequence includes the following:
- the LOC137242241 gene encoding cell division cycle 5-related protein-like: MPRIMIKGGVWRNTEDEILQAAVMKYGKNQWSRIASLLHRKSAKQCKARWNEWLDPSIKKTEWSREEDEKFLHFVGGERFNIFQEQVH, translated from the exons atgccgcgaattatgataaaaggtggtgtgtggagaaacactgag gatgaaatcctccaagcagctgtaatgaaatatggcaaaaaccagtggtcacgtattgcatcactgctgcaccgcaaatctgccaagcaatgtaaggcacgctggaacgaatggcttgatcctagcataaagaagacagaatggtcacgggaggaggatgaaaagtttttgcattttgttggtggtgaacgtttcaacattttccaag aacaagtacattga